From Polaribacter butkevichii, a single genomic window includes:
- a CDS encoding glycoside hydrolase family 88/105 protein, with product MNKSLLTLFAVFTLISCSVAQKTVSSEVLNNAEIKASMIKALEWQEAHPIMAIAPSDWTNGAYYVGVARAHKTTKDMMYMAALKNQGYNNDWKPYKRIYHADDIAISYSYLYVEMAEKRRNFVDLNPTKKFLDEHLYQSNKWKEGKSKDIKGETILWWWCDALFMAPPVINLYAKQTKDLKYLDAMHKYYMETYNRLYNKEENLFARDMRYVWSGSKKDLKEPNGEKIFWSRGNGWVLGGLALLLDDMPKDYKHRAFYENLYMEMAAKILAIQPEDGLWRTSLLCPETYNHGEVSGSGFYTFALAWGINNGLLKESKYLPAVKKAWTALMACQKEDGKIGWVQNIGASPEPASTESWQNFGTGAYLLAGSEVLKLKN from the coding sequence ATGAATAAATCACTTTTAACATTATTTGCAGTTTTTACACTTATAAGCTGCTCGGTAGCACAAAAAACTGTTTCTTCAGAAGTTTTAAATAATGCAGAAATTAAAGCTTCTATGATAAAAGCTTTAGAATGGCAAGAAGCACATCCTATAATGGCAATTGCACCTTCTGATTGGACAAATGGGGCATATTATGTTGGTGTTGCCAGAGCACACAAAACAACCAAGGATATGATGTATATGGCCGCTTTAAAAAATCAAGGATATAATAATGATTGGAAACCTTATAAAAGAATCTATCATGCAGATGATATTGCTATTTCATACAGTTATTTGTATGTTGAAATGGCAGAGAAAAGAAGAAACTTTGTAGATCTAAATCCAACTAAAAAATTCTTAGATGAGCATTTATATCAATCAAATAAATGGAAAGAAGGAAAGTCTAAAGATATTAAGGGTGAAACCATTTTATGGTGGTGGTGTGATGCGTTATTTATGGCACCTCCGGTAATTAATTTATATGCAAAACAAACTAAAGATTTAAAATATTTAGATGCAATGCATAAATATTATATGGAAACTTACAATCGTTTATATAATAAAGAAGAGAATTTGTTTGCAAGAGATATGCGTTATGTTTGGTCTGGTTCTAAAAAGGATTTAAAAGAACCTAATGGAGAAAAAATATTTTGGTCTAGAGGAAATGGATGGGTGCTTGGAGGTTTAGCATTGTTATTAGATGATATGCCAAAAGATTATAAACATAGAGCTTTTTATGAGAATCTTTATATGGAAATGGCTGCTAAAATTTTAGCTATTCAGCCAGAAGATGGATTATGGAGAACGAGTTTATTGTGTCCAGAAACTTATAATCATGGTGAAGTAAGCGGAAGTGGTTTTTACACATTTGCTTTAGCTTGGGGTATTAACAATGGTCTTTTAAAAGAATCTAAATACTTACCAGCAGTTAAAAAAGCATGGACTGCTTTAATGGCATGTCAAAAAGAAGATGGTAAAATTGGTTGGGTGCAAAATATAGGTGCATCACCAGAGCCAGCAAGTACAGAAAGCTGGCAAAACTTTGGTACAGGAGCCTATTTATTAGCAGGTAGCGAGGTTTTAAAATTAAAAAATTAA
- a CDS encoding GntR family transcriptional regulator — translation MGSNKISLIIKHQGDIPKYQQLVNAINDAIAKNLLKKGEVLLSVNAACKLYNLSRDTVFKAYTILKDNGVVDSVPNKGYYVANDTKKVLLLLDTFKAYKEVLYHSFVNNLPNNVITDVQFHHYNIDNFKTILNSSKGKYYKYVVMTFDHGDVPAVLSDIEDEKLLLIDWNVHSNSNNNYVFQDFGKAFFDALKSAENVFRKYKEIVFLYPTYTYHSIETITYFKKYCELFQFNYIVVTEPSLFKVEEGVAYISTSDRMLGIFLEQCRAKDLEPGVNVGFLSYNETPMKKFIYKGISVISTDFKELGTKAAEFVMQEKPMQYYVPTKLTLRESL, via the coding sequence ATGGGCAGTAATAAAATTTCTTTAATAATAAAACATCAAGGAGATATTCCTAAATATCAACAATTAGTAAATGCAATTAATGATGCTATAGCCAAAAATCTTTTAAAGAAAGGAGAAGTTTTGCTTTCTGTTAATGCTGCCTGTAAATTATATAATTTATCTAGAGATACCGTATTTAAAGCATATACAATTTTAAAAGATAATGGTGTTGTAGACTCAGTACCAAATAAAGGATATTATGTTGCAAATGATACTAAAAAGGTATTGCTTTTATTAGATACATTTAAAGCTTATAAAGAAGTTTTATATCATTCGTTTGTAAATAACCTACCCAACAATGTAATTACCGATGTACAATTTCATCATTATAATATAGATAATTTTAAAACTATTTTAAATAGTTCTAAAGGTAAATATTATAAATACGTTGTAATGACTTTTGATCATGGTGATGTACCTGCTGTACTGTCAGATATAGAAGATGAAAAATTGTTACTAATAGATTGGAATGTACATTCTAACAGTAACAATAACTATGTGTTTCAAGACTTTGGAAAAGCTTTTTTTGATGCCTTAAAAAGTGCAGAAAATGTATTTAGAAAATATAAAGAAATTGTTTTTTTATATCCAACCTATACCTATCACTCCATAGAAACCATTACTTATTTTAAAAAATATTGCGAATTATTTCAGTTCAATTATATAGTGGTAACAGAACCTAGTTTGTTTAAAGTAGAAGAAGGGGTGGCTTATATAAGCACAAGTGATAGAATGTTGGGTATTTTTCTAGAACAATGTAGAGCTAAAGATTTAGAACCAGGAGTAAATGTTGGTTTTCTATCTTACAATGAAACGCCTATGAAAAAATTTATTTATAAAGGAATTTCAGTAATTTCAACCGACTTTAAAGAATTAGGTACCAAAGCAGCGGAATTTGTTATGCAAGAAAAACCAATGCAATATTATGTTCCAACTAAATTAACATTAAGAGAATCATTATAA
- the xylA gene encoding xylose isomerase, giving the protein MANKEYFKGIEKIQFEGKESDNPMAFKYYNPDQVVAGKTMREHFKFAIAYWHTFCGQGGDPFGPGTQNFAWDQSSDPIQAAKDKADAAFEFINKMGFDYFCFHDYDLVQEGATFAESEARLNTITDYIKGKQAESGVKLLWGTANCFSNPRYMNGASTNPDFNVVARAGGQVKLALDATIKLGGENYVFWGGREGYMSLLNTDMGRELDHMGQFLTMARDYARAQGFKGTFFIEPKPMEPMKHQYDFDSATAIGFLKEYGLDKDFKMNIEVNHATLAQHTMQHELAVAAKAGMLGSIDANRGDYQNGWDTDQFPNNIQETTEAMLVFLEAGGLQGGGVNFDAKIRRNSTDMEDVFHAHIGGADTFARALLTADKIMTSSAYNSLRTQRYSSFDAGKGKDFEAGKLQLSDLYKIAQENGELSLQSGKQELFENIINQYI; this is encoded by the coding sequence ATGGCAAATAAAGAATATTTTAAAGGAATCGAAAAAATTCAATTCGAAGGAAAAGAGTCAGACAATCCAATGGCTTTTAAATACTACAACCCAGATCAGGTAGTAGCAGGAAAAACAATGCGTGAGCATTTTAAATTTGCTATTGCATATTGGCATACATTCTGCGGACAAGGAGGAGATCCTTTTGGACCAGGAACACAAAATTTTGCTTGGGATCAATCATCAGACCCTATTCAAGCAGCAAAAGACAAAGCAGATGCTGCTTTTGAATTTATTAACAAAATGGGATTCGATTATTTCTGTTTTCATGATTACGATTTAGTACAAGAAGGCGCAACCTTTGCAGAATCAGAAGCAAGATTAAACACCATTACAGATTACATCAAAGGAAAACAAGCAGAAAGTGGTGTAAAATTATTATGGGGAACAGCCAACTGTTTTTCTAATCCACGTTATATGAATGGAGCTTCTACAAACCCAGATTTTAATGTAGTTGCCAGAGCAGGAGGTCAAGTAAAATTGGCTTTAGACGCTACCATTAAATTAGGTGGAGAGAATTATGTTTTTTGGGGAGGTAGAGAAGGTTACATGTCTTTATTAAACACAGACATGGGACGCGAATTAGACCACATGGGACAGTTTTTAACCATGGCAAGAGATTATGCAAGAGCACAAGGTTTTAAAGGAACTTTCTTTATAGAACCAAAACCAATGGAGCCAATGAAACATCAATACGATTTTGATTCAGCTACAGCTATTGGATTCTTAAAAGAATACGGTTTAGACAAAGATTTTAAAATGAACATTGAGGTAAACCACGCAACCTTGGCACAACACACAATGCAACACGAATTAGCAGTTGCAGCCAAAGCAGGCATGTTAGGAAGTATCGATGCAAACAGAGGAGATTACCAAAATGGTTGGGATACAGACCAGTTTCCAAACAACATACAAGAAACAACAGAAGCCATGTTAGTTTTCTTAGAAGCAGGAGGATTACAAGGAGGTGGAGTTAATTTTGATGCAAAAATCAGAAGAAACTCAACAGATATGGAAGATGTTTTTCACGCACATATTGGAGGAGCAGATACCTTTGCAAGAGCATTATTGACTGCAGATAAAATTATGACATCTTCTGCTTACAATTCTTTAAGAACACAAAGATATAGTTCTTTTGATGCAGGAAAAGGAAAAGACTTTGAAGCAGGTAAATTACAACTTTCAGACTTGTATAAAATAGCTCAAGAAAATGGAGAATTAAGTTTGCAAAGTGGTAAACAAGAATTGTTTGAAAACATCATCAATCAATATATTTAA
- a CDS encoding glycoside hydrolase family 3 N-terminal domain-containing protein, which yields MKKRFVLPLIAISVFFQSYGQSTIDTSKYKDASLSVEERVEALLPLLSLDEKVAQMRIFHANIGVKADDKGNLNLSKKVLKKLELGIAGIKNPGEHLDAVDAAKFNNKLQKYIIEHNRWGIPALFVTESYNGVDAEGCTIFGRPLTSAASFNPSLVNRVWDVVGKEARLRGMHMCHSPEADLVRDPRFGRMSEAFGEDTYLTTQMVTNAIKGVQGNYEGLGKGTHIGAVAKHFAGYGQVLGGTNFAAIEISERTLIDEIYPPFEAAVKDAKSLGIMASHGDLNGVASHGNPALLTGVLRDQWNFKGYVVSDANDIGRLHYFMKVAETPEAATQMGLEAGVDIDLYAEDAYALLPEMVKKNPALEKLIDRSVRRVLRTKFILGLFDQPYIKIKEVKKGVRAKSSLELAKEADLESIILLKNKMNTLPLDSKKATKIALLGPLVKENTQAMFESVVGNKIKFLTKKGFNLTDGKGGNPKLLNTDSAVIDDMVALAKQADVAVLFVGGDEFTSKEAFFTNAIGDRATIDPVGAQDELVKRVKALGKPVIVVLKHRRTLSINTISEQADAILDTWDLSEFGDQSTAKIIFGEVSPSGKLPVTVPRSIGQLPYHYSMKEINYKKGYLFLKEGPLYPFGYGLSYASFDYSDLKISNNEITPTSEIEVSVTVKNTGKVKAKEVVQMYIKDQIGSVTRPDKELKAFDKIELNPGESKEVTFKVTPEMLAFTGIKMEKTLESGDYTLMVGTSSKEYLETTFKLKK from the coding sequence ATGAAGAAAAGATTTGTTTTACCCTTAATTGCAATTAGTGTATTTTTTCAATCCTACGGTCAATCTACCATAGATACAAGTAAATATAAAGATGCATCACTGTCTGTAGAAGAACGTGTAGAAGCCTTATTACCTTTGTTATCTTTAGATGAAAAGGTAGCACAAATGAGGATTTTTCACGCTAATATTGGTGTTAAAGCTGATGATAAAGGAAATTTAAACCTTTCTAAAAAAGTTCTAAAAAAATTAGAATTAGGTATTGCGGGTATAAAAAACCCAGGAGAACATTTAGACGCTGTAGATGCAGCAAAATTTAACAATAAACTTCAAAAATATATCATTGAGCATAACAGATGGGGTATTCCTGCTCTTTTTGTTACAGAATCTTATAATGGTGTAGATGCAGAAGGCTGTACTATCTTTGGACGACCGTTAACATCTGCCGCTTCATTTAACCCAAGTTTGGTAAATAGAGTTTGGGATGTTGTTGGTAAAGAAGCAAGATTAAGAGGTATGCACATGTGCCACTCGCCAGAGGCGGATTTGGTTCGTGATCCTCGTTTTGGACGTATGAGTGAGGCTTTTGGAGAAGATACTTATCTAACAACTCAAATGGTAACCAATGCTATTAAAGGTGTACAAGGTAATTATGAAGGTTTAGGTAAAGGAACTCATATTGGTGCTGTAGCTAAACATTTTGCAGGTTACGGACAAGTGTTAGGAGGTACAAACTTTGCTGCAATAGAAATTTCGGAACGTACTTTAATCGATGAAATTTATCCGCCTTTTGAGGCTGCAGTAAAAGATGCTAAATCATTAGGTATTATGGCTTCTCATGGAGATTTAAATGGAGTAGCAAGTCACGGAAACCCAGCGTTACTTACTGGTGTTTTAAGAGATCAGTGGAATTTTAAAGGGTATGTAGTTTCAGATGCAAATGATATTGGTCGTTTACATTATTTTATGAAAGTAGCAGAAACTCCAGAAGCAGCTACTCAAATGGGGTTAGAGGCAGGAGTTGATATTGATTTGTATGCAGAAGATGCGTATGCTTTGTTACCAGAAATGGTAAAAAAGAACCCTGCATTAGAAAAGCTAATTGATAGATCGGTAAGACGTGTGTTACGTACTAAATTTATTTTAGGTTTATTTGATCAACCTTACATCAAAATAAAAGAAGTAAAAAAAGGAGTGAGAGCTAAATCTTCTTTAGAATTAGCTAAAGAGGCAGATTTAGAGTCTATTATTTTGTTAAAAAATAAAATGAACACTTTGCCTTTAGATAGTAAAAAAGCTACTAAAATAGCTTTATTAGGACCACTTGTTAAAGAAAATACACAGGCTATGTTTGAATCTGTGGTTGGAAATAAAATTAAGTTTTTAACAAAAAAAGGATTCAACCTTACAGATGGTAAAGGAGGAAATCCTAAATTATTAAATACGGATTCAGCAGTTATTGATGACATGGTTGCTTTAGCTAAACAAGCAGACGTTGCCGTTTTATTTGTAGGTGGAGATGAGTTTACCTCTAAAGAAGCTTTTTTTACCAATGCAATAGGAGATAGAGCAACTATAGACCCTGTGGGAGCACAAGATGAATTGGTAAAAAGAGTAAAAGCTTTAGGCAAACCAGTAATTGTAGTTTTAAAACACAGAAGAACCTTATCTATAAACACAATTTCTGAACAAGCAGATGCTATTTTAGATACTTGGGATTTAAGTGAATTTGGAGACCAATCTACAGCTAAAATTATTTTTGGAGAAGTTTCTCCTTCAGGTAAGTTACCTGTTACCGTTCCTAGATCAATTGGTCAATTACCATACCACTATAGTATGAAGGAAATTAATTATAAAAAAGGATATTTATTTTTAAAAGAAGGGCCTTTATATCCATTTGGATATGGTTTAAGCTATGCTTCTTTTGATTATTCTGATTTAAAAATATCTAATAATGAGATTACACCAACATCAGAAATAGAAGTAAGTGTTACCGTTAAAAATACTGGAAAAGTAAAAGCAAAAGAGGTAGTGCAAATGTATATAAAAGATCAAATAGGCTCTGTAACAAGACCAGATAAAGAATTAAAAGCATTTGATAAAATTGAATTAAATCCAGGAGAAAGTAAAGAAGTAACGTTTAAAGTAACTCCAGAAATGTTAGCATTTACAGGTATTAAAATGGAAAAAACTTTAGAGTCTGGAGATTATACATTAATGGTAGGTACATCTTCTAAAGAGTATTTAGAAACAACATTTAAATTAAAAAAATAA
- a CDS encoding family 43 glycosylhydrolase, with amino-acid sequence MSKKISNLLVVLMIAFNSYSQNPIVPNKGLNDPHVHIFNDTAYVYASHDKSIDNKKFVMEDWWIWSSPDLVNWKKESVLKPEDTYIGKPFSRCWATDVAYKNGKYYWYFSEENQQTGVVVGNSPTGPWKDVLGKPLLSSELTPTDEYDMAILEDNGSHYIVFGVWDYYIAKLNDDMISLAEKPKKIEIINPRGPYNLDGKNLKKPTDDKPFMHKFNGKYYLSWGVFYGVSDNPYGPFDCKGTILNKASFAKGYDAPTWPTGFQQGRHGSFFEWHNQTYFAYCDISQTGNRYFRDTFISYIHYKENGEIATIRVDGIGVANYNANQPKIEAEDYFKSKGFIKKEMNNGFVVETTSNKSYLNFPNVKGGDQVSQLTLKVAAPDGGLFSIEIRKDKLDGQLVSKRVLKLNPNKNDFEDVVFDLKLLSDTENLYFLIDQNEHKKLKVDSFHFLNNKN; translated from the coding sequence ATGTCTAAAAAAATATCAAACTTATTGGTTGTTTTAATGATTGCTTTTAATAGTTACTCGCAAAACCCAATTGTACCTAATAAAGGTTTAAACGATCCACATGTTCATATTTTTAATGATACTGCGTACGTTTATGCTTCTCACGACAAATCTATAGATAATAAGAAATTTGTGATGGAAGATTGGTGGATTTGGTCTTCACCAGATTTAGTAAATTGGAAAAAAGAAAGTGTTTTAAAACCAGAAGATACATATATTGGCAAACCCTTTTCTAGATGTTGGGCAACAGATGTAGCTTATAAAAACGGAAAATATTATTGGTATTTTTCTGAAGAAAATCAACAAACAGGTGTTGTTGTTGGTAATTCGCCTACAGGACCTTGGAAAGATGTTTTAGGAAAACCATTATTGTCATCAGAGTTAACACCTACAGATGAATACGACATGGCTATTTTAGAAGATAATGGTTCTCATTACATCGTTTTTGGTGTTTGGGATTATTACATAGCAAAACTAAATGATGATATGATTAGTTTGGCAGAAAAGCCTAAGAAAATTGAAATAATAAACCCAAGAGGCCCTTATAATTTAGATGGTAAAAATTTAAAAAAACCAACAGATGATAAACCTTTTATGCATAAATTTAATGGGAAATATTATTTGTCTTGGGGTGTTTTTTATGGAGTTTCAGACAATCCTTATGGCCCTTTTGATTGTAAAGGAACTATTTTAAATAAAGCAAGTTTTGCAAAGGGATATGATGCACCTACATGGCCAACGGGTTTTCAACAAGGAAGACATGGTTCTTTTTTTGAATGGCATAATCAAACTTATTTTGCTTATTGTGATATCAGTCAAACAGGAAATCGTTATTTTAGAGACACATTTATAAGTTACATTCATTATAAAGAAAATGGAGAAATAGCAACCATTAGAGTAGACGGAATTGGTGTTGCCAATTACAATGCAAATCAACCAAAAATAGAAGCTGAAGACTATTTTAAGTCTAAAGGATTTATAAAAAAAGAGATGAATAACGGTTTTGTTGTAGAAACTACTTCTAATAAAAGTTATTTAAATTTTCCTAATGTAAAAGGAGGAGACCAAGTGTCTCAATTAACTTTAAAAGTTGCTGCACCTGATGGAGGTTTATTTTCTATTGAAATTCGTAAAGATAAATTAGACGGACAATTGGTAAGTAAACGAGTTCTAAAACTGAATCCAAATAAAAATGATTTTGAAGATGTAGTATTTGATTTAAAATTACTGTCTGATACAGAGAATTTATATTTTTTGATAGACCAAAATGAACATAAAAAATTAAAAGTGGATTCTTTTCATTTTTTAAACAACAAAAATTAA
- a CDS encoding xylulokinase translates to MYYLGLDIGSSSIKAALVEIATGKSLGVVQEPKEEMGMFAQKNGWAEQKPNDWWLHICNAITKLKKEYNISRTQIKGIGIAYQMHGLVIVDKQGNPLRKSIIWCDSRAVEIGHKAFAEIGEEKCASHLLNSPANFTASKLKWVQENEPDIYSQIFKFMLPGDYVAYKFSNKINTTISGLSEGIFWDFKENTVADFLLEYYGIDKNLVPDIVDTFGVQSLVDEKGEAESGIAAGTPIFYRAGDQPNNALSLNVFNPGEVAATGGTSGVVYAVTDNLSGKESTRVNNFAHVNYATENKRIGKLLNINGAGIQYRWLLNNLAVDSYEEMNNLASEIPVGSDGVCLIPFGNGAERMLNNKEIGTRIVNMNLNNHHKGHMCRAALEGIAFSFVYGMEIMKSDGIKPSVIRAGNDNLFRSEIFANTVATLIEQEIEIYNTTGAIGAARAANLHKGDFEAFGKAIMDNDHVMTFMPFKDQKPYLEAYNNWKKELELVLKNQ, encoded by the coding sequence ATGTATTACTTAGGATTAGATATAGGAAGTTCTTCTATAAAAGCAGCATTAGTAGAAATAGCAACAGGAAAAAGTTTAGGAGTTGTACAAGAACCCAAAGAAGAAATGGGGATGTTTGCTCAGAAAAATGGTTGGGCAGAACAAAAACCAAACGATTGGTGGTTGCATATTTGCAACGCAATTACCAAGCTAAAAAAAGAATATAATATAAGCAGAACCCAAATAAAAGGGATTGGTATTGCATACCAAATGCACGGTTTGGTTATCGTAGATAAACAAGGAAATCCACTACGAAAAAGTATTATTTGGTGCGATAGTAGAGCCGTAGAAATTGGTCATAAAGCTTTTGCAGAAATTGGCGAAGAAAAATGTGCTTCGCATTTGTTAAACTCACCCGCAAATTTTACCGCATCAAAATTAAAATGGGTACAAGAAAATGAACCAGACATCTACAGTCAGATTTTCAAATTTATGTTGCCAGGAGATTATGTGGCGTATAAATTCTCAAATAAAATAAATACCACAATTTCTGGTTTATCAGAAGGTATCTTTTGGGATTTTAAAGAAAACACTGTTGCCGATTTTTTATTAGAATACTATGGAATCGATAAAAATTTGGTACCAGATATTGTAGACACTTTTGGCGTTCAATCTTTGGTAGATGAAAAAGGAGAAGCAGAAAGCGGAATTGCAGCCGGAACACCCATTTTCTACAGAGCAGGAGATCAACCCAATAACGCACTATCATTAAACGTTTTTAACCCTGGCGAAGTAGCTGCCACAGGCGGTACATCTGGAGTTGTGTATGCTGTAACCGATAATTTATCGGGTAAAGAAAGTACCCGAGTTAACAATTTTGCACACGTAAATTATGCTACAGAAAATAAAAGAATTGGTAAATTATTAAACATCAACGGAGCCGGAATTCAGTACCGATGGTTGTTAAATAACTTAGCCGTAGATTCTTATGAAGAGATGAATAACTTGGCATCAGAAATTCCTGTAGGATCAGATGGTGTTTGCTTAATTCCTTTTGGTAACGGAGCAGAACGCATGCTAAATAACAAAGAAATTGGAACACGAATTGTAAACATGAACCTAAATAACCATCACAAAGGGCACATGTGTAGAGCCGCATTAGAGGGCATTGCATTCTCATTTGTATACGGAATGGAAATCATGAAATCAGACGGCATAAAGCCAAGTGTTATTAGAGCAGGAAACGACAATTTATTCCGTTCAGAAATATTTGCAAATACCGTAGCAACCTTAATAGAGCAAGAAATAGAAATCTACAATACCACGGGTGCCATTGGTGCCGCACGAGCAGCAAATTTACACAAAGGAGATTTTGAAGCTTTTGGAAAAGCAATTATGGACAACGATCATGTAATGACTTTTATGCCTTTTAAAGATCAAAAACCGTATTTAGAAGCCTATAACAACTGGAAAAAAGAACTAGAACTCGTTTTAAAAAATCAATAA
- the rhaM gene encoding L-rhamnose mutarotase, translated as MKERLAFKMKLKEGQKEEYYKRHNAIWPELKLLLKQTGISEYSIFFDEESNSLFAFQKVESGASSQDLSENPIVKKWWDYMADIMEVRSDNSPISKVLEEVFYLE; from the coding sequence ATGAAAGAAAGGTTAGCTTTTAAAATGAAATTAAAAGAAGGTCAGAAAGAGGAGTATTATAAAAGGCATAATGCTATATGGCCAGAATTAAAACTTTTATTAAAACAAACCGGTATAAGTGAATATTCTATTTTTTTTGATGAAGAAAGCAACTCGCTTTTTGCATTTCAGAAAGTAGAATCAGGAGCAAGTTCTCAAGATTTATCAGAAAACCCTATTGTTAAAAAATGGTGGGATTATATGGCAGATATCATGGAGGTAAGATCAGATAATTCTCCAATATCAAAAGTATTAGAAGAGGTTTTTTATTTAGAATAA
- a CDS encoding Gfo/Idh/MocA family protein, with protein MMKNNVHWGIIGCGDVAEVKSGPAFQKAKNSYLLAVMRRNEEKVKDFAQRHHVSNWTTNALDIINSKNINAVYIATPPSTHLEYALKALEAGKNVYLEKPMVLNYDEANTLLEATKKGNNKLTVAHYRRCLPVFIAVKELLESNVIGAVSTAEITINQTKDASLIAKTDENWRTNPAISGGGYFHDIAPHQIDLMVHYFGEVATINRVDIEQNVNIHDVVKGTLKFKNGVSFKGCWNFDALENKDNCTIKGEKGSISFSFYKDEIILSIDKKEKKYQFKSTKHVQQPMIEKTVAYFLEKNENPCSVNQAATVTKIMDVFCGINKNDQHV; from the coding sequence ATGATGAAAAATAATGTTCATTGGGGAATCATTGGTTGCGGAGACGTTGCAGAGGTAAAGAGTGGACCTGCTTTTCAAAAGGCTAAAAATTCTTATTTATTAGCTGTAATGAGAAGAAATGAGGAAAAAGTAAAAGATTTTGCACAAAGACACCACGTTTCTAATTGGACTACAAATGCTTTAGATATAATTAATAGTAAAAATATAAATGCAGTTTATATTGCAACACCTCCTTCTACACATTTAGAATATGCCCTTAAAGCTTTAGAGGCAGGTAAAAATGTGTATTTAGAAAAACCAATGGTATTAAATTATGATGAAGCTAACACCCTTTTAGAGGCAACAAAGAAAGGAAACAATAAATTAACAGTAGCTCATTATCGTAGATGTTTACCTGTATTTATTGCCGTAAAAGAACTGCTAGAGTCTAATGTTATTGGAGCCGTTTCTACTGCCGAAATTACAATTAATCAAACAAAGGATGCATCTTTAATAGCCAAAACGGATGAAAACTGGAGAACAAACCCAGCAATTTCTGGAGGTGGATATTTTCATGATATTGCACCACATCAAATAGATTTAATGGTTCATTATTTTGGCGAAGTAGCGACTATTAATAGAGTTGATATTGAGCAAAATGTAAATATTCATGATGTTGTAAAAGGAACTCTTAAGTTTAAAAATGGAGTAAGTTTTAAAGGATGTTGGAATTTTGATGCCTTAGAAAATAAAGATAATTGCACTATTAAAGGAGAAAAAGGGAGCATCTCTTTTTCTTTTTATAAAGACGAGATAATTCTTTCTATTGATAAAAAAGAAAAGAAATATCAGTTTAAAAGTACCAAGCATGTACAACAACCCATGATAGAAAAAACGGTAGCGTATTTTTTAGAAAAAAATGAAAACCCTTGTTCTGTAAACCAAGCGGCAACAGTTACTAAAATTATGGATGTTTTTTGTGGAATAAATAAAAATGATCAGCATGTCTAA